TGGCACTAAGGATAGCCAGGGCCTGTGCCTGaccttctcttctttccaccGCACTGTTTGTACAGAACATCCACGTGTGCCTGGGTGGCCTGTTTGTACCTGAGGCCTACATCACTGCCACCAGACAGTATGTGGCACAAGCTAACAGCTGGTCCCTGGAGGAactctgcctggaagtcaatGTCACCACCTCCCAGAGTGCCACCCTTGATGCCTGCAGCTTTGGAGTCACAGGTGAGCTGGCGTCTGAGCTCTCAGCCTGGCCTTTCTGTGAAACCTGTTTCCAAATGAATTTACCCAAAGTGTCTGGGCAGAGCATCCCAGCTGAGCCTGTGGGTGTCCTGGAAGCCGAGCTGTGTGGCTCTAGCCCCGTCTCCACATCTCCTCACAGGTCTGAAGCTCCAAGGGGCCACGTGCAGCAACAACAAGCTATCGCTCTCCAATGCCATCTCCACAGTCCTCCCCCTCACACAGCTGCGCTGGGTGAAACAAACAAGCGCAGAGAAGAAGGCCAGCGTGGTAAGTATCGTGGCCTTGCTCTTTGGCTCTGCCGTGCTGGGACTCTACTTGTGTGCAAACAACTGCCCCCTAGCCCTGGACCCCCATGGGAGCTCATCCCTAGAGCTGATGAACAGTaagtccctctgtctgtctcacagGTGACCTTACCTGTCTACCTGAACTTCACCCGGGCAGACCTCATCTTCACCGTGGACTTTGAAATTGCTACAAAGGAAGATCCTCGCAGCTTCTATGAGCGTGGAGTTGCCGTTCTGTGCACTGAGTAAAGCTAGACTTTTCTCCAATCCTCTTTCTGGAATAGGAAACGCCCAATATTTAACCTTCATTCATCCTTAACCGTGTGGAAGGGTTGATGGACTGGAAAGCAAGTGGTTGGTTCGTGTTGGCGGATGACAGGTGCTACGGTTGGAGACggtgggatgggagaggagaaaagtGCGCTGTCCGAGGGCTGACTGAATGGCTGGGTTTAGTAAATAAAACACTAAGCATGACGGGCTCCCCGCCTCTTGCCGCTCTGCTCAGTCTGCTGTGGGAATCCTTGCGTTCCAGCCCACCTCATCTTTGTCACCGTGGTCACAGATGCAGAAGCAGCAGGGTGAGACCAGGAAAGCTGTACCTCCTCCCTGAGGCCTGGCAGCAACTCTGTTCTTGACTGACACCCCTAGCCCCTGGGGACCTTCTCTCTCTCAGACCTAAGCCCTGCCACCAGTCCATCCTCCCACACTTCCTTTCCACACCACCTGTGGTGAGAGGGTGGCCTCGTCCCACAGGAAGGGTGACAATTAGCCTGGTCCTAGCATCTCAGGATCTCTAAAACCCTCTGACTGTGTGGTACAGAGTGGGCAGAGGCTGTTGTCATAGCTGTTAAGGACGCCTTAGCACAGAGAGGCACTGTCCTAACTCCCTTCTCTGGGAGAAGACACAGCAGGTTCCTCTGCAGGAGGAAGAGCCTGTGTTCTCTTAAGGAACACCTAGGGGTGGTGCAGGTGACACAGCACCCACAGCTTCTTGCTGCGTCCAAACACCTCAGAGGATATTGCCTGAGTCTGTGGGGATCGCTGGGACCACGAAGATCACCCCAGCCCAATAACTAGACTTCTGCTCCCAGAATACCAGCCCATCCCTAATCCCTCCTACAATCAGAGGGACCGTACTGGACAGTGGCCACCAGCCCTGTTGTCTTCCCTGGCAGTGCCACCTGGGGCACTGATAAGTACCCATAACCAATCCTGGAACAGCCCCAGCAGCACCCAGAGGTGGACATGCCTGCCAAAAACAGGCACCTCCTTGTGGTGCCGTTTTTATTTGCACTTGGGAAGGAACCTTGTCCCCGCCGAGGGGAGGACAGGACCTGGAGAGCATCCCCAGGCATGTGCTCAGCTTTGTTACCTAgcagaaagaaagtgaaaggtTAGTAGACAAGCTGGCCAAAGCACAACCGGGGAGAAACAGCTCCCAGGAGAGCCCGGCACTCCAGCAGGCTTGAGCCCAGATTGACCAGAAGCCTGCTCCCAGGTGACACAGAGGGCTTGCCCAGCACGGGCGGGCAGTGAGAGAGCTCTGAACACACAAGGAACAGGAAGGGATCTGCCTTcgatccagcactcaggagatgggcAGGCAGAATGCCAGGTAATGGAACAAGATCCTGAGGTGGGGGTAGGAGGCCCAGTGAAGGCCACTCGGATCTTTCCCTGAATTGCAacctatttttaaatacttttttacattttgtatgtgtgtgtgtgcgcacgtacttgtacacatgcacacacacatacaccattatgtgttcctgtgtacgttggttctctccttccaccatgtgggttctagggattgaactccagtCGTCAGGCTTTGCAGCAAGCGCCctgaccctctgagccatctcagaatCCATACACCCATTTTTATGCTGGGTGGTAAGGACTGAGTTTGGTGCGGGTCCCTGGCTCTGTGCTGGCCCACACCCCTACCCTGAGCTAACTCGGGCCCCGGAGCTGGGCCAcgtacttcttcttcttcctcttaatTTTCTCAGGCTCTCCAAGTAGGAGCTCCAGTTTTCTCTTGGAAAGCGACAGCCTGGGTCCCTTATCTCTGTCACTCCCGAGTCTGGGTGGTGACCGGGTGGCTCTGGCTCTGCCCAGCAGCTGTCTGCCTATCTCTGGGGTCTCCACAGGATTAAGGGGGCTGGCAGCCCTTGTCATCCTCCAGTCCTCTGGTGATGGGGACAGCCTGCCAGGACACCCGTTGGTCTCTCGGGGGCCCAGTGTCTTTAGTTCACCCTCAGGCTGCATGTCGACGTCATGGACTTCGAGGGCTGCAGGGGCCCAGACAGAAGCTTTCACGGTGAGGTCTGGAGCCTTTGGGAGCGAGTCTTCCACGCTGGCCTCCTCAGCAGTCCTGAATTTCAGTGTGTAGGAAGGCGAGTTGCGGTTCCTATCACCCAGGAGGTGGTGGGCACGCTGGCTATGGTAACTGCGATAGTTGGAATGACCTGGGGTGTCTTCCGAGTCACCATCATAAGGATCTAAAAACTGGTGACAAAGGTTTATAAAATGTTTGGCTACATGTGAGGGCCTGAAAATTCTGATCACCACAAAATAGGAAAGTTTCTGAGCCAGTGGGTGAATCCCAGCAGCAGGGTAGTATGTAACACGGAGGTGTGCCAAACGTGTCTCCATGGCAAATGGCAAATCTGTATGCTTTGCCATGCATTGAAACTCTCTTTAGAGGACAAGGTCTCATCAAGACTGGcttaggggctggtgaggtggttcagtgggtaagagcaccaactgctcttccagaggtactgagttcaaatcccagcaaccacatggtggcttacaaccacccataatgagatctgataccctcttctggtacgtttgaagacagctacagtgtacttatactaataaataaatctttggccggaGTAAGTGGGGTTggctagagcaagcagaggtcctaagttcaattcccaacaaccacatgaaggctcacaaccatctgtacaactaaagtgtctactcatatacataaaataaataaatctaaaaaaaaaaaagactggcttAGAACTAACTGTGTAGCCAGGATGACCCTGAaacttctgacccttctgccttcacctcccatcAAGGGACCATTCTGAGGGTCAGACCCAGACGCTCGCAAATGCctggcaagcattctaccaactggggctgggcaagcattctactcACTAGGCTACATTCACAGCCAGTGCTGTCACTGgcttttggtttgggttggttggttggttggttttgagatggtctcactatataactttggctggcctcaaactcacagaaatccacctgcctctgcctcccaagtgctgggatcaaaagtctGTACCGCCACAGCTGGCGTGTGTTGCtctttcagacaaggtctcaggGCTGTGGAGACAGGTTAGCAGTTCAGTGTCCAGATCCAACCCTAACAGGCACATgatggcacacaaccatctggaaGGCCAGGTCCAGGCCGTCTTCCAGCCTCCTTGTATACTGTGCATGTGTCACAAAGTACTCAGACATACAGAAATAGATCATTCCAAAACATTaaaaggcagggtctcatgtagccctggctgcccttcaACTTTACATCCTCCTGCTCagactccccagtgctgggtacaagtgtgtaccaccaccaccggCTACAGCAAATTCCTCGTAAAAGTACTTGGGCAGGGCCTTTGGGGAGTCCCCTGACCTCTGCTGTGGGGTTCAGACCTTCCTATCTTCTTGCTTTCTGTGGTAGAATCTTGTCAATTTGCTCCATTCTGTTCCTGCCTTATagcatctgtcatcccagcactcagaaagcagagagaccgGAGGCatgtcctgagtttgaggccagcctgggctctgcagTGAGACGTCCCTCCTTTAGTTACCAATACCAGACTGCCTGTGTGCAGGCTTGCTCACACAAGTAGAAACATTCCCTCCCCGGATTCTGACTCTCACAGCCCACTCACTGGGCTAGCCTTGGCTTTGAGGACTCCCTTAGGCCTCTGGACCCTAGGGGGTTGCGGCCAGGCCCGTGGCATACCTCTCTCCAGATGCCTTCAGCAAGGTCCATGAGGTTCCTTCTGGAGTTGACCTGTGGGGAAAAACTCGATGCCGATTCTGCCATGGCAGCTTAACACAGAGCACTCGGGATGCTCAATGCCACACTACAGGACACACACGCAACCTGGTAAGAGGGGGACAAAGTCCTCCAAAAGGCTAGTGGGCAGCCAACCCTTCCCTGGCAGAGTGGGCACACAGCACCTTGGCACTGGTTCTGGGTCCAAATCCAGAAGGAGGTAAAGGGCACTAAACTTTCCTTCTCAACTGGTCCCTCACGAATGCAGAATCAAGGTTTACCAAGCTCACAAAGGAGCCCAGGCCTGGcccctacaccacacacacacacacacacacacacacacacacacacatacactcgtAGGGCACCTGAAGGCGATGGCGGGCGTGTCTCTGCCACTTCCGAAAGCCAGCTGCACTGAAGGCTGCCCTGATGCAGGTGGGTCGGCTGGGCCTCTGGCTGGCCATCCCTCGTGGACTGTCACTTAACTAAGGAGACGAAGTTAAAGGACAAAGCACAGGGTTCTAGAgcacagggaaggaagggcaggcCACAGGGAGAAGAAGGGAATTCTCTTTAGACATCTGCTCCCACCCTGTAGCTTAGTCTGCTCTTCCTCCAGATCCTCTGGGAATCTGaggcagctgaagcaggaggaacatgagctccaggctagcctggggtacatggaaggccaaggccagtctgggatagaGCAAGACCatgtcaaaaacaaaagtaagggCTTGGCTATAGCTCGATCTATccagtgcttgcttagcacatgCTAGACCCTGCACTCGGCCCCAGCagctacagaggcagaggcaggaggatcagaaggtcaaggccatccttgttaagaggccaacctgggctacatgagatccttcctcaaaaagaaaaaaagaaagaaaagaagaggaaaagcccCTAGGATTGTGGGCAcatacagttcagtggtagagcattaaCCTAGCTCTTGGGGACATCAGGAGAGCATGAGGGACGgtgctacacaaagaaagccATCCTGGGTATCTTagaccttttttttctcttttttttttttttttttttttcttcgagaaagggtttctctgtatagccctggctgtcctgaactcactctgtagaccaggctggcNNNNNNNNNNNNNNNNNNNNNNNNNNNNNNNNNNNNNNNNNNNNNNNNNNNNNNNNNNNNNNNNNNNNNNNNNNNNNNNNNNNNNNNNNNNNNNNNNNNNNNNNNNNNNNNNNNNNNNNNNNNNNNNNNNNNNNNNNNNNNNNNNNNNNNNNNNNNNNNNNNNNNNNNNNNNNNNNNNNNNNNNNNNNNNNNNNNNNNNNNNNNNNNNNNNNNNNNNNNNNNNNNNNNNNNNNNNtgtagaccaggctggcctcgaactcagaaatccgcctgcctctgcctcccgagtgctgggattaaaggcgtgcgccaccacgcccggctgagaacctctcttttaaaagattaaaaataagggccagagagatggctcagcagttaagagcagcagctgcttttccagaggtcctgagttcaattcccaacaaccacatggtggctcaccaccatctgtaatgggtcaaatgccctcttctggtgtgtctgatgacagctacagtgtactgtgtgtaaacataaaaataaaatatgaaactgCTAGAGATGGGCCTGGAGGGCTGGCTCAGTgcctaagagcacttactgttctcagaggacccaggtttggctcccagcacctgcctagtggctcacaaccacctggatgtaactccagctgcagaggctctgaccccctcttctgtcGCACAGACATGAAGTCAGGAGACCCACTCACAcgtaaaatattcttttaagtaCCAAGAGAACTATTGCTACAAACCTCTGTGAAGTCTCATGTCACTCAGCTCCTCCAGAACCCTCAGAGCAGCTGCTACTCCCTGTTGGGAAGTGCCTCGTTACACACGTCACACTGGACGCTTTTCAGCAATAAATCCTGCCTTCCCAAACTGGGCTCGTGGGAACCCCATTCTGAAACCtggaaagcaagcaaaagagccTAACCCTGCCACGCCCTCAGCAACTTGTGAGcatcctttttttgtttggttggtttgggtttttcaagacagggtctctctgtgtagccctggctgtcctggaactcactctgtagatcaggctggccttgaactcagaaatccacctgcctctgcatttcaagtgctgggatcaaaggcgtgtgccaccactgcccggctgactTGTGAGCATCTTAAAGGTTAGAAAGGCCTAACAGAAAAGGAGCCCAGCATGGctgcctggaatcctagcaccaggaattcaaggtctttatcatttacatagtgagttggGCCAACCTGGgcttgtgagaccctgtctcagaaaaaaacgaaaatggaagaagaggctAGCGAGGTGGCTCAGAGGTGAGGCCCACGTACTGTTCTAACAgaaaacttgagttcagttcccagcacacacattcaGTGGCGCACTGCCAcccttcagctccaggagatcagACACCTCAGTCTTAAGCatctacacacataaacatgcatacatacaaacactttaaaataacactttaaaaaacagacaaccttgccgggtgtggtggcgcacgcctttaatcccagcactcgggaggcaaggcaggcggatttctgagttcgaggccagcctggtctacaaagtgagttccaggacagccagggacacagagaaaccctgtcttgaaaaaaaagcaaaaacaaacaaaaacaaaaaaacagacaaaaggagctggtgagatgtctcagcaggtaagagcactgactgttctctggaggtcctgagttcaaatcccagcaaccacatggtggttcacaaccatctgtaacaagatctaacgccctcttctggtgtgtctgaagacagctacaatgtacttacatataataaataaataaatctttaaaaaataaaaataaaataaaaaaacagacaagaaaggagggctggagagatggctcagtggttaagagcactgctcttcagaggaccagggttcaattcccagcaaccacatagtgagacacaaccatctgtgactctagtcCTATAAGATCTGATCCCTCTCTGGCACCTCATGCGAGCACATggggtacatatatacatgcaggcaaaattccCATGCAcctaaaaactattttaaaggaGGAAATAACCACGTGTACATTACCCAGACCCCTTTTCATCAAATGACCTTTTCTGCCCCAGCCCCAAGTGACATCTAACAGTCCTGCTGTCTTTAGCTTTGAGGCTAGAGCAGCTTCTTAGAAAATCTCACTGGCTTGGGAATACACTGTGGGGTGGGTCCCCCCAAAGCTTTCATCTGGAATGGCCTGAGGCTTTCTTTGTGAGAAACTGGAGTCATGGTTGGAGAGGAGGACTCCAGAGGCCCAGTGTCTGCGTGTCACGTCATCAACACAACTTGGGTACTACAGCTTACAGTGGCTGGGCCCTGGCTGCGGTAGTGTCTTCCAGGGCCTCCATTATGAAGTCTACCCCTATGCTGTCCTCTGGAAGTCAGCGTCACAGCCACATTTGAAAGGTGAGGGCCATCTACAGAGAGCAAGGATCCACTAACCATGAGCCCTGAGCGTCCCAGTGGTCCTTATAGACTGGTTTGGGTAAGTTCAGAGAGTGAGCCTAACACAGCCAAAGGGCTTCTCAGCCCCGTCCTGGCCCCACGTTATCTGATTGACACTAACTAAAGTGTTTACAATCATACTATCATCATTTGATTTTCGAggcagatttctctgtgtggccctggttgtcctggaactctctctgtagactggACTGCCCTCAaatccagagatctgccttctgagtgctgggattaaaggtgagtgtcaccactgcccggctcttttgttttatgtataaggATATGGTGCCTACATGTATTTCTGTACAACAGATACATGCCTGGTCCTTTGtactccacacacatgcacaaaatgcCCTTAACTACAAAGTATACAaatgagaaatggctcaacagttaagcaCACTGGCTGGACCACCAGAGGTCCCATTTACCATTTACCATTCCAAGTATTCTCGTGGTAGCTCATAGATGCAACTTCAGTTTCAAGGAacctagcgccctcttctggactctgaatgtactacatgcacacagtgcacagttcaggcaaacactcaaaataaaaaccaagttgggcctggtggctcatgccccagcacttgggaggcagaggcagctcctgtgagtttgaggtatGCCTAATCTataaggtgagttccaggacttcacagagagactgtctcaaaagcaagcaagcaacataACCAACCTTATTATGCCTTGGGTTTCCCAGGTTTTAAAACTACAGGTACTGTTACAGGTAGACAAAGGCCCTGCCAGGCATCAAGGCCTCCAGCTCCTGCCCTCTGCTGTCTTCTCACTGCTGGGACTCTGCTAAGCAAAGGGACCTTGAATGGACGTAGGGAACGCTCAAGAGAGGAGGCGCTCTACTCCCTAAGGTGTCTCCTTAGGATGGAGGTCTTGGAGCCTGTGCATAGTAGCCTCTCGGCATTCCGTGCATGTGAACTGTCTGGCTCTGGTTCAAACATCCTGCCCCTGTCCCACCATTAAGGGGACAGGTGGGTGACAAATCTGTAGCATGGGCTCTATCCCTGCAGGACACAATTCACTGAGAGAAGGACACTTAGCTTACAGCTAGGGAAACTGAAGCTGAGAAAAGTGGACTTATTCAGTGGCACAGAGTGAGGGCTAAAGATGACcgagctggcctgaaactcacagagatccacctgcctctgcctcgcaagtccTGGGGTGAAGGGCATATGCAACCATGTCTGCTGAAGGCCTTTTCTAAACCTACATCTTGCATTCAGAAACTGAACTTTTCCTGGACCTCGAAAACAAGGTAGCACTATGCTCTTGAGGAGCTGGaacagtggctcagtggttaggagcctTGGCTGCTTTTTCAGGGGAACAGGGTTTGCTTTCTAGTGTGTATATCGTTACACACAAtggtctgta
This genomic window from Mus caroli chromosome 12, CAROLI_EIJ_v1.1, whole genome shotgun sequence contains:
- the LOC110307214 gene encoding uncharacterized protein LOC110307214 isoform X1; translation: MASQRPSRPTCIRAAFSAAGFRKWQRHARHRLQVNSRRNLMDLAEGIWREFLDPYDGDSEDTPGHSNYRSYHSQRAHHLLGDRNRNSPSYTLKFRTAEEASVEDSLPKAPDLTVKASVWAPAALEVHDVDMQPEGELKTLGPRETNGCPGRLSPSPEDWRMTRAASPLNPVETPEIGRQLLGRARATRSPPRLGSDRDKGPRLSLSKRKLELLLGEPEKIKRKKKK
- the LOC110307214 gene encoding uncharacterized protein LOC110307214 isoform X2, with the protein product MGDSLGKQNEHAIQELSDSPRGMASQRPSRPTCIRAAFSAAGFRKWQRHARHRLQVNSRRNLMDLAEGIWREFLDPYDGDSEDTPGHSNYRSYHSQRAHHLLGDRNRNSPSYTLKFRTAEEASVEDSLPKAPDLTVKASVWAPAALEVHDVDMQPEGELKTLGPRETNGCPGRLSPSPEDWRMTRAASPLNPVETPEIGRQLLGRARATRSPPRLGSDRDKGPRLSLSKRKLELLLGEPEKIKRKKKK